In one Kitasatospora cineracea genomic region, the following are encoded:
- a CDS encoding pyridoxal phosphate-dependent decarboxylase family protein: MTDRQFGLPDSGRPAEELLAELRALTAADLPTRGGRTTAYTYDAGRPGVRAAAEGAYLAMLEVNGLDPTAFPSIVALERQVVGAVAARLGGDERTPGIFTSGGTESILLAVKAARDARPEVAEPEIVVPATAHAAFFKAGAYLKVKVVAVPVDPETFRAVPEAMAAACTDRTVLVVASAPSYAHGVVDPVAAIAAAAAGRGLPCHVDACVGGWLLPWLAEAGAQVPPFDLSVPGVTSLSCDLHKFGYAPKGASVLLFRDQALRLAAYFACAQWPGYPVVNSTVQSSKGAGPLAGAWATLQALGADGYRELGRAALDATRRLVAGVGAIDGLRVLGTPDATLVAIGTDGEDPPDLWELADESRGRGFFLQPQLSVAGLPASLHVTLTGVSGEGVDGLLAVLRDSVAAVRARGPVAPPAELLALLGKLDFTTLDDAAFAALLPAAGLDLSPGAGTRMAGVNRLLDGLPPQLRDRLATRFLSALYSPYLGAPGA; this comes from the coding sequence ATGACGGACCGTCAGTTCGGGCTCCCGGATTCCGGGCGCCCCGCCGAGGAGTTGCTCGCCGAGCTGCGCGCGCTCACCGCCGCCGACCTGCCCACCCGGGGCGGGCGCACCACCGCGTACACCTACGACGCCGGGCGGCCCGGGGTGCGGGCCGCCGCCGAGGGCGCGTACCTGGCCATGCTGGAGGTCAACGGGCTGGACCCGACGGCCTTCCCGAGCATCGTCGCGCTGGAGCGGCAGGTGGTCGGCGCGGTCGCCGCCCGGCTCGGCGGGGACGAGCGCACCCCGGGCATCTTCACCAGCGGCGGCACCGAGTCGATCCTGCTCGCGGTCAAGGCCGCCCGGGACGCCCGGCCCGAGGTCGCCGAGCCGGAGATCGTGGTGCCCGCGACGGCGCACGCCGCGTTCTTCAAGGCCGGGGCGTACCTGAAGGTGAAGGTCGTCGCGGTGCCGGTCGACCCGGAGACCTTCCGGGCCGTCCCCGAGGCGATGGCCGCGGCCTGCACCGACCGGACGGTGCTGGTGGTGGCCTCCGCGCCCTCGTACGCGCACGGCGTGGTCGACCCGGTCGCGGCGATCGCCGCGGCGGCGGCCGGGCGCGGGCTGCCCTGCCACGTGGACGCCTGCGTGGGCGGCTGGCTGCTGCCCTGGCTGGCCGAGGCCGGGGCGCAGGTGCCGCCGTTCGACCTGTCGGTGCCCGGCGTCACCTCGCTCTCCTGCGACCTGCACAAGTTCGGGTACGCGCCCAAGGGGGCGTCGGTGCTGCTCTTCCGCGACCAGGCGCTGCGGCTGGCCGCGTACTTCGCCTGCGCGCAGTGGCCCGGCTACCCGGTGGTCAACTCCACCGTGCAGAGCAGCAAGGGCGCCGGCCCGCTGGCCGGCGCCTGGGCCACCCTGCAGGCCCTCGGGGCGGACGGCTACCGGGAGTTGGGGCGCGCGGCGCTGGACGCGACCCGGCGGCTGGTCGCGGGCGTCGGCGCGATCGACGGGCTGCGGGTGCTCGGCACGCCGGACGCCACGCTGGTGGCGATCGGCACCGACGGCGAGGACCCGCCGGACCTCTGGGAGTTGGCGGACGAGTCGCGCGGGCGCGGTTTCTTCCTGCAGCCGCAGCTGAGCGTCGCCGGGCTGCCCGCCAGCCTGCACGTCACGCTCACCGGCGTCAGCGGGGAGGGCGTCGACGGGCTGCTCGCGGTGCTGCGCGACAGCGTCGCCGCGGTCCGCGCCCGCGGTCCGGTCGCCCCGCCCGCCGAGCTCCTCGCCCTGCTCGGGAAGCTCGACTTCACCACCCTGGACGACGCGGCCTTCGCCGCCCTGCTCCCGGCAGCCGGCCTCGACCTCTCCCCCGGCGCCGGCACCCGGATGGCGGGCGTCAACCGCCTGCTCGACGGCCTGCCCCCGCAACTGCGCGACCGGCTCGCCACCCGGTTCCTGTCGGCGCTGTACAGCCCGTACCTGGGCGCGCCGGGCGCCTAG
- a CDS encoding TetR/AcrR family transcriptional regulator produces MAPNPATSDTATSDTAAPDAVAPDTAAPPDAPTAPSDAPTAPSDATPDAPARALTRECIAAAALRVLARDGLAGLSMRKVAAEVGVKAASLYWHVRNKEELLDLLNDALVAGAELPPRTGDWRAQYLEYGRRYRALLLATRDAARIVAGRLATGPHILAVLEDQLDRLRGAGFTDADAAMASYLLSAYVQGFVLQEQSPLSAAEAAGATRGEAARAAGEVFRTLPAETHPNLVALAADLTDPDMDARFEFGLHRLADGLAALLPTPRPAPGREPR; encoded by the coding sequence GTGGCCCCGAACCCCGCCACGTCGGACACCGCCACGTCGGACACCGCTGCACCGGACGCCGTTGCACCGGACACCGCTGCGCCGCCGGACGCCCCCACCGCGCCGTCGGACGCCCCCACCGCGCCGTCGGACGCCACGCCGGACGCCCCGGCCCGCGCCCTCACCCGCGAGTGCATCGCCGCCGCCGCGCTGCGGGTCCTCGCCCGCGACGGCCTGGCCGGCCTCTCCATGCGCAAGGTCGCCGCCGAGGTCGGGGTGAAGGCCGCCTCGCTCTACTGGCACGTGCGCAACAAGGAGGAACTCCTCGACCTGCTCAACGACGCGCTCGTCGCGGGCGCCGAACTCCCGCCCCGCACCGGCGACTGGCGCGCCCAGTACCTCGAGTACGGCCGCCGCTACCGCGCCCTGCTGCTCGCCACCCGCGACGCCGCCCGGATCGTGGCCGGCCGCCTCGCCACCGGCCCGCACATCCTGGCCGTGCTGGAGGACCAGCTCGACCGGCTGCGCGGCGCCGGCTTCACCGACGCCGACGCCGCGATGGCCTCCTACCTGCTCTCCGCCTACGTGCAGGGCTTCGTCCTGCAGGAGCAGTCCCCGCTCTCCGCCGCCGAGGCGGCCGGCGCCACCCGCGGCGAGGCCGCCCGCGCCGCCGGGGAGGTCTTCCGCACCCTGCCCGCCGAGACCCACCCCAACCTGGTCGCCCTCGCCGCCGACCTCACCGACCCGGACATGGACGCCCGCTTCGAGTTCGGCCTGCACCGCCTCGCCGACGGCCTCGCCGCCCTGCTCCCGACACCTCGTCCGGCGCCCGGCCGGGAGCCCCGCTGA